The Acidovorax sp. RAC01 genomic sequence CACCGCGCTGCAGGAGGCCCAGGCCGCGCCCGGGTATGCGGTGCTGTGCGAACGGCTGGGCCTGTACCCGCTGGTGCTCAGCGGTCCTGCGCTGGAAGCGTTTGTGCAGCGCAGCCTGACGGACTACCGGCGTCTGGCACAGGAGCTGGGCCTGCGGACCTGGGAACGCTGAGCGCACCTCCCCAGTTCCGGGTCAGCGCTCCAGCCACCACTGGATGATGACCTTGGCAAGAAAGCCCAGAAAGCCCACCCCCAGCCCCAGAAACAGCACAAAGGTGCCGAACCGCCCGGCCTTGGACTCCCACGCCAGCTGGCCGATGATGAACAGCATGTACGCAATGAAAGCGCCCACGCCATAGGTCAAAAAGAAGCCCGAGATCTGCGCCTCGGTGAAGCCGAAGATCACGGTGCTGCTCCGGGTCCGGGCACCGGCGGCGACGCGGCCTCGCGCTCCGGCAGGCTCGAAGGGTCCACCAGGTCGCGGTAGGCGTGCCAGCTGGCATGGCCCAGCATGGGCATGATGAGGATCAGCGCCAAGAGCAGCGACCCCAGCCCCAGCAGCGTGAAGCCCAGGATGAGCGCCGCCCAGAACGCCATGGGCAGGGGGTTGACCACCACGGCCTGCCAGCTCGTCAGCACCGCCTGCAGCAGCGTGGCGCGGCGGTCCAGCAGCAGGGGCATGGCCACCACGCTGGATGCAAAGATGGGCGCGGCCATCAGGCTGCCCAGCGCCAGCCAGAGCTCGAACAACCAGCCCTCGCGCGCCATGACCACATGGCGCATGAAGTCCACCGGCGTCTCGATGGGCACCGGGGCCAGCAGCGTGATGAGCGCTGCCGACGTGACCACCCAGCCCGTGGCCGCCAGCGCCAACAGCGCGCCGAACTGCACCATGCACCAGTAGTCGTTGCCCCATTTGTTGACGTGGCTGTTCTGCCAGTTGGCCCAGGTCTTGAGCACCACGCCCAGGTTGGCGGGTTCCCGGCGCTCCAGGGCGCGGCTCAGGGCGTACAGGCTGGTGGCCAGCACGGGCGCAATCACCAGAAAGCCCGACAGGGCCCCCGCCAGAAACCAGAAGCGGTGGTACCCCACGGCAAGGATGACTGCGCCAAACAGCGCCAGCGCGAAGCCGTGCGCAAAGCTGATCCAGCCCGCGCGCGCCATGTCGCGCCACGCCAGCACCAGCCAGGTCAGGGGCTGCATGAGCCCGATGGAGCGGACCGTGGGCAGGTGGATGGTGTTGCGGGGCATGGCGGGGTGGGAAGGGACGGGTGAGTTTGGCGCCATCAGCGGGGGCGATCAAGCGCCCGGCCAGGTGGAGCGCGCAAGTCTTGATCTACGACAAGAAACGGGGCGGCGAGCGTGGACGACGCGGTCGGCCGCCTACGCCTGTAGCAGGCGGCACAGCTCCGACAGGCTGCTCACCGTGGCATGCGGCGGCGTGTCGTACGGCCAGGCGTGCTCGGCGGGGTTGAACCACACGGCCTGCATGCCGGCGTCCATGGCACCGCGGGCATCGAGCGTGGCGTCGTCGCCCACATGCAGCACCTCATGGGGCTGCACCTGCAGCGCGGCTGCGGCGGCGTGGAAGATGCGTGCGTCGGGCTTGGCAATGCCAAACGCCTGGGCGCTCAGGCTGTGGCGGAAGTACTGGCCGATGCCCACGCGGTGCACATCGGCATTGCCGTTGGACACCGCCGCCACCGGGTACCGGGCCGACAGGAACGCCAGGGCATCGTGCGCATCGGCAAACAGATCCACCCGCTGGCGCTCGGCAAAAAACAGGTCGAACGCGGGCTCGGCCAGCGATGGCGCGTCGCCCGCCTGCGTAAGCGCCATGCGAATCGACTCGCGCCGCAGGGCGCTCAGGTCGTGCTGCAGGTCGGGCCGCAGGGTGACCATCTGGTTGCGGATGGCGCGCAGCGCGGCCGTGTCCTTGAACAGTGCGGCCGTGGCAGGGGCGTGCTCGGTCATCCATGCCAGCAGCACGGCCTCGGCCCGCTCGATGGTGGGCCAGATGGGCCAGAGCGTGTCGTCCAGGTCGAGCGTGACGGCGCGGATGCGGGAGAGGTCGAGGTTCTGTGGATGTGGCATGCGGTGCGCCGTAGGCCAGACGGCCCGGCCAGCAGTGGGTAAACAGCCACGAAGAATAGCGCGGCCCGCAAAGACCCGGCGTCACCGGCGCTGCAAACGTTTTGCCACAATCGCGCCCATGCTTTCATCCCCCTTCGCCTCCGAACCCCCCTACACCCACGGCCAGGCCGAGCGCACCGCCGTGCTGCTGTGCAACCTGGGCACGCCCGATGCGGCCACCGCGCCAGCCGTGCGCCGCTACCTCGCGCAGTTTCTGGGGGACCACCGCGTGGTCGAGATCCCCCGGCTGCTGTGGATGGTGATCCTGCACGGCATCATCCTGCGGGTGCGGCCCGCCAAGTCGGCCGCCAAGTACGCATCCGTGTGGACGCCCGAGGGCTCGCCCCTGGCGGTGTGGACGGCCAGGCAGGCCACGCTGCTGCGCGGCTGGCTGGGCGAAGCGGGCCACGCGGTGCTGGTGCGCCATGCCATGCGCTATGGCAACCCGTCCATCGAAAGCCAGCTCGATGCCCTGAAGGCCGAAGGCGCCACACGCATCCTCATCCTGCCGCTGTACCCGCAGTACTCGGCCACCACCACGGCCAGCGTGTTTGATGCCGTCTACACCTGGGCCGCGAAGACGCGCAACGTGCCCGAGCTGCGCTTTGTGAACCGCTACCACGACCACCCCGGCTACATCGATGCACTGGCCCGCACCATCGAATCGCACTGGAAGACAAACGGCCAGCCCGACCAGCTGGTGATGAGCTTTCATGGCGTGCCCGAGCGCACCCTGCACCTGGGCGACCCCTACCACTGCGAAGCCCGCAAGACCGGCCGCCTGCTGGCCGAGCGCCTGGGCCTGCGCGAAGACCGCTACCGCGTCACGTTCCAGTCGCGCTTTGGCAAGGCCAAGTGGCTGGAGCCCTACACCCAGCCCACCATCGAGGCCCTCGGTGCCGCAGGCACACGCCGGGTGGATGTGGTGTGCCCCGGCTTCACCAGCGACTGCCTGGAAACGTTGGAAGAAATCAACATGGAAGTGCGCGAGGCGTTCCTGCACAACGGGGGCCAGGAGTTTCACTACATCCCGTGCCTGAACGACAACCACCACTGGATCACCGCCCTGAGCCGCGTGGCCCAGCAGCACCTGGCTGGCTGGCCCACCGAAGCACCATCGGCTGCCACCCTGGCCGATGCGCGCCAGCACGCGCTGGCTGGCGGTGCGCCCCAGGGCGTGTGCCCTGTCAAGCACTGACACCCGGCTGCGCGAGGCCCAGGACCATGCGCACGCTGCGGCAGGCCACGGCCGCAGCGCGGCTGCCCCAGCGTGCCGCGCTGCGCCGGGGCCATTCACTATGCTTTTGATAGCAATCAAGGCTTTAAAATCAAGCCGTAGAGGCCAATTTCGCTCAAATTTGGCTACTCTGCACGCTTCCCAGCCCATCCGGTGGCCCTGCCAGCCCAGCTACCGGGCCCCCTGCACCATCCACCTGCGCGCCCATGCCTGCCATCGCCCTCGCCCCCCACCAGCTCCGCCTGACCATCGACCCCGCCACTCTGGGTTTTGCCAGCACTGCGGAACTGCAGGGTCTGCCGCTGCCGTGGATCGGCCAGGAGCGGGCCCAGGCGGCGGCGCAGTTCGGGCTGACGATGACGCAGCCCGACTACCACCTGTTCGTGCTGGGCGAGGTGGGCAGCGGCCGTGCATCGCTGATGCACCAGGCCATGCGCGAGGTGGCTGCCACGCGGCCCGTGCCGCCCGACCTGTGCTACCTGCACAACTTTGATGCGCCTGAACACCCGCGTGCGCTGCGGCTGCCCGCTGGCCAGGGCCGCGTGCTGCGCAAGGCCATGGCAGAGCTGGCGCGCACGCTGCAGACCGACATACCGCGCCACTTGGGCAGCCCCGACTTTCGGGCCCAGGCCCGCACCATCGAGCAAGCCTACGAGGTGCAGGAAGCCCAGGCGTTTTCTGCGCTGGAAGCGTTTGCCCGCGAGCGCGAGTTCCGGCTGTCGCGGTCAGACGAAGACGGCGGCCACATGGTCTTCACCATCACCGGCCCCAACGGCCAGCCGCTGACCGAAAACGAGGCACGCGCCCTTCCGCCCGAGCAGCGTGCGCGCATCGACGCAGCCGAGCAGGCCCTGCGCGCCGAGATCGTGGCGTTTGCGCAAACGCTGCGCCCGCTGGAACGCGTGCGCGACGATACCTTGGGCGACCTGCGCAAGCGCACCGTGCGCCCCCTGGTGCAGCAGGCGCTGCAGGCCGTGCGCAGCGCCGTCGATTCCCAGCCCGAGCCATTGCAGGCCTGGCTGCTGCAGGTGGAGCGCGAACTGCTGCAGCACCTGCACTGGTTCGAACTGGCCGAGCCGCCCGCACGGGATGCCGCCGCCGATGCAGCAATGCCGGCCGACAAGGGCAGCGGCAGCCACACCGACGAAGACGACGACGGCGACGACGCCCAGGACGCGCTCGACCACCTGCTGCACCTGTGCCAGATCCACCTGGCGGTAGACCACCACGGCCAGCACGGCGCGCCCGTGATCGTGGAAGACAACCCCCAGCACCGCACGCTGTTTGGCAGCATCGAAACCCGCCACGACGGCGACACCCCCCAGGCCGACTACACCGGCATCCGCGCGGGCAGCCTGCTGCGGGCGCATGGCGGCTTTTTGCTGCTGCACCTGCACGACCTGACCGGTGAAGACGGCCTGTGGGCGCGGCTGCGGCGCTTTCTGCGCGCCAGCCGCCTGCACATTGACGAATCAGGCAGTGGCGGCAGCGGCGGCGCGCCCGTGGCGCTGCAGCCTGAAGCCGTGCAGGTGGATGTGAAGATCGTCCTGATCGGCACCGTGGACGAGTACTACGCCCTGCAAGAGGCCGACCCCGACACCGCGCGCCGCTTTCGCGCCAAGGTGGATTTTGTGGAGCGCTTCGCCGCCAGCGCCGACACACGCCGCGCCAGCGCCATCTTTGTGGCGCACAGCTGCCAGCGCCGGGGCCTGCCGCACTTTGGCGCGGCCGCCGTGGCGCTGCTGCTGGAGCAAACCCACCGCGAGGCCGACGACCAGGGCCGCCAGAGCGCGCAGTTCGGCCACATCGAAGCCCTGCTGATGGAAGCCGCCGCCCTGTGCCAGGCACGCGGCGGAACGCTGGTGGAGGCCGCCGACGTGCACGCCGCCCGGCACGCCCACATGCTGCGCCACAACTACCCTGAAGAGCAGCTGCACGAATCCATCGTGGAAGGCGAACGGCTCATCACCCTCACCGGCAGCGTGGCAGGGCAGATCAATGCGCTCACGCAGATCGACCTTGGCGACTACCGCTTTGGCTTTCCCGTGCGCATTACCGCGCGCACCTTTGCCGGGCAAGAGGGTCTGCTCAATATCGAGCGCGAGGTCGATATGTCGGGCCCCATCCACGACAAGGGCGTGCTCATCCTGCACAGCTACCTCACCGCCCTGTTCAGCCACGTCGCGCCGCTGGCGCTCAATGCCTCCATCGTGTTCGAGCAGGAATACAGCGGCGTGGAAGGCGACTCGGCCTCGTGCGCCGAGCTATACGCGCTGCTGTCCAGCCTGTCAGGCCTTCCGCTGCGCCAGGGCATCGCCATCACCGGCGCGCTCAACCAGCACGGCGAAGTGCTGCCCGTGGGCGGCATCAACGAAAAGATCGAAGGCTGGTTCCGTACCTGCGCCACAGCGGGCCTGGACGGCACGCAGGGCGTACTCATCCCCGCCCGCAACCAGCGCCACCTGATGCTGGACCGCAGCGTGCTGGACGCGGTGGAACGCGGGCTGTTCCATGTGTACACCATGGGGCACGTGAGCGAGGGGATTGCGCTGCTGACGGGCGAGGCGTCGGGCATGAGCCCGGCGGACTTGCTGCAGGCGCAAGCCGATGCGCTGGCCGGAGGCGCGGCCACGGTGGAGGACACGGTGATGCAGCGGGCGGAGGTGACGCTGCGGGCTTATCGGAAGGCTTGTCAGGTGGCGGGGGGGTGCGGAGGGGACGCGGGGCGCGGGGGCGGTGAATAGCTTGAGGGTCCACGAGATGGAAGGCTCGGGGTTCGGGCTGCTTTGCAGCGGTTGCGGTCGCTCGTCCAGCCACCATGGAAGTCCGCTGACGAACTCTCATCGGACGTTCGGAGCGGTGGGCCATTTTTTTGGATGGAGATGGAGAACACCAATACGTTGGCTCCTGACACGTGTTGCGCCTTGAAGCCAGTTCAAGCAGGTTCGCGAGCTTCGCAGTCGACTCGGAAAGACGTTAAGTGCCTCTCAGCATGCAGCTCGCCAAGCATGATCGAATCGGCATAGCCTTGTCTGCCTGAGCGAGTGCCGCTCTCGATCTTGATGCCCGGTTGATCTTTGCGAATGAGCTTGACCTTCTCATCGTGGAAAGGTTCATAGTCAAACAGTGAATCAACCAAAGGAGGCTCACATGGTCCATTTCAATGTTCCTGATATGACATGCGGCGGTTGCGCGAAGCGCATTCGTCGGGCAATCGCTCAGGCTCAAATGCCAGCGGGCGTCGAAGTAGAAATCGATGTGGCCGCGCGGCAGGTCCGCGTTCCTGGGCAAGCCGAAGACGACACTGTGGAGCTTGTCCGCTCCGCAATTGAGCGTGCTGGATACAAAGCAGACGCGGCGGTGAGTCCTGCATCTCGCCGAACAACCGGTGGCTGCTGCTGTGCGTCTCGGCCCGTAACCCCTGTTGATGTGGATCAAGACGGTGCAAGGCAGACGTCGTCATGCTGCAGTTGAACTACCAAGGAGACCATCATGCGTCTGAACATCGTCGCTGGGCTGTTGACAACCCTATTCGTGGCAGGCTGTGCCGTCGCGCAATCGCCAAAACCTGAGGACGAACACGCAGGCCACCACCCCGGAGATGCACAGAGCGGCGGCGTCACAACCCAGTCTGCCCCGGCAGCCACTGCCGCGTCTGCACCGGACGCCTTTGATCGTCAGATGAAGGCGATGCAGGAAATGCACAAAAAAATGCAGGCGGCCAAGACTCCCGCCGAACGCTCAGCGCTGATGGAGGAGCACATGAAGCTCATGCAGTCAGGCATGGCCATGATGGGCGCGGCTAGTTCTGGTGGCATGGGGATGGGAATGATGCAGCAAGGGGCACAGGCCAAACCTGCCGCACCTGCAGCCTCTGGAAATCCGGGCATGGGAGGCATGATGGGTATGCACGCTCAAATGGAGCGCCGGATGGCCATGATGGAACAGATGATGCAAATGATGGTGGACCGCCAAGCAGCCATGCCATCCAAGTAGTCTCACCGCGAACGTTCTTTGCGGGGGAAGCTATCACTATTCCAAACGCTGGTGAGCTGCGCGAGGCTTGGTGACTCAGTCACTAAGAGCCTGTCAGAAATTTTGTGTGTGAGGCATAGCATGTCAACAAGGAGCATGAATGCCACGCAAGACGAAGACGACCGCAGTGACGGACAAGGCGGCGCAGCCGCAATTCTCAGCCGAGCTGCTTGAGCAACTCATCCCAGGGCCGGTAACGCCAGCCGAACTCGAAGGCATCTTCCAGCAGTTCAAGAAGTCGGTTCTTGAGCGCGCCCTGGGCGCCGAGATGAGTCACCACCTGGGCTACGCGCCCGGCCAGGCCAAGCCCGAAGGGGCTGCCCCCAATCACCGCAACGGCAAGAGCACCAAGACCGTGCTGACCGACGTCGGCGCCTTGCGCATCGACGTTCCCCGCGACCGCGAGGGCTCGTTCGAGCCGCAGCTTATTGGCAAGCATGAGCGCCGCTTCACCGGCTTTGACGACAAGATCATCGCCATGTACGCACGCGGCATGACGGTGCGCGAGATCCAGGGCTTCCTGACAGAGATGTACTCGGTCGATGTCTCGCCCGATCTCATCAGCAGCGTCACCGATGCGGTGATGAGCGAGGTCACTGCCTGGCAAACGCGACCGCTTGATCCCATGTACCCCGTCGTGTTCTTCGACGCACTGCGGGTCAAGATCCGCGAGGACGCTGTCGTGCGCTCCAAGGCCGTGTACCTGGCTCTGGGCGTACTGCCCGATGGCAGCCGTGACATCCTGGGAATCTGGATTGAGAACACCGAAGGTGCCAAGTTCTGGATGAAGGTGTTCAACGATCTGAAGACACGCGGAGTCCATGACATCCTGATCGCCGTGACCGATGGCCTCAAGGGCATGCCCGAGGCACTGCAAGCGGTGTTCCCGGCCACGACGCTGCAGACCTGCATCGTGCACCTGATCCGTAACAGCTTGGACTTCGCCAGTTGGAAGGACCGCAAGGCGCTGGCCGCAGCCATCAAGCCGATCTACACGGCGGTGAGCGCCGAGGCCGCTGAGGCCGAGCTGACTGCGTTTGAAGCCGGGCCCTGGGGCCAGAAGTTCCCCACTGTCGTGGGCGCCTGGCGCAGGGTCTGGGACAAGGTCATCCCGTTCTTTGCCTTCCCGCCCGAGGTGCGCCGCGTGATCTACACGACCAACGCGATTGAGAGCGTGAATGCGAGGCTACGCAAGATCATCAAAACCCGAGGGCACTTCCCCAGTGACGATGCAGCCACCAAGCTGATCTGGCTGGCACTGCGCAACATCACCGAAGACTGGGGGCGGGCTGCCAACAACTGGAAGTCAGCAATGAACCAATTCGCGATCCTCTACGAAGACCGGTTCACCAAATCGAGCACGTAAGATCCTCAATCAGCTTCACGGAATCGGTGAAGGTTCAATGAGCCTCACACACGAAAATTCGGACAGGCCCGTCACTAACCACTGTGCAGTTGCGCCCGAGCGCCTTTGCCCTGTAAACAGCTTCATCAGAGCGTTTTAGCAGCCGGGCGAGGAAATCCGCTCCGGTTTGGTGTACTGCACATGCCAGCCCGACACTGACCGTTACTGGCCCCGCCAATGAGCGAACCCGTCTGGCGCATTTGTGCACCCGCTCCGCGATTCGGGCAGCGGCTTCTGCGTCCGCATCAGGTAACCAGAGGACGAATTCTTCCCCGCCGTATCGCGCCACCAGGTCCGAACCACGGGCGCCTGCCTGTAACTGGCGAGCAAAGTTCACCAGCACCCGGTCGCCCTCGGGATGGCCATGCGCATCGTTGATCCGTTTGAAGTAGTCCACGTCCACCATCAACAACGACACGGAACTCTGTCGAGAGGCCGTCCGTTGCCACTCTTGCACGGTCAATTCCAGCGCACGGCGGTTTTTAAGACCTGTAAGCGGATCAGAGAGACTCAGTTCCGAAAGCTGGCGATTCTGCAATTCAACCTGTTCATTGCTGGCGGCCAAGCGCTGGGCAAGACCCTGGGCCTCTGCACGGGCCTTGATCAACTCGCCTTCGAAACGGCTGCGTTCGCGGGCCACAAAAAAGGCCCATACGATGTGGTCGCCCGTCTCCAGGCGCTTGCTGACCGCATTGACCATGACAGGAACAGTCTCGCCGCCAACACCGCGCAGGTGGAGGAATACTTCGCGCGCACTCTTGGCGTGATGCAGCGTGGGAAACAGGTGGGTCTGGCTGAAAATTCGAGAAGCTGGTGTCAACAGTTCATCCATGGAGTGGCCGAGCCAAAACGCCTCCGTGCCCCCGATCAGGACAAGGAACTCCCTGTTCATCCGCACGATGTGCCCCACCGGGTCCGTGATCATCATCGCGCAAGGGATGTCATCAACCGCCAGCATGTTCCGCCCTCTCGGTTTCGCTCACGCTAAGGAGAGATATCGCTGCATGGCGGCCGTCACCAAGTGAGGATGACTCATGTGGGCGCAGTGTCCGGTCACGTCCAGCACTTCCAGCGTGCTGTCCCTGAGCTTCTTGTGCATGTATTCCCCCACCGAATGGGGCGCCAACGCATCGTTGCCATGCTGCAAGATCAGACTCGGCCGGGTCACGCGCGACAGCTCCTCTCTGGTATCCGCAAAGAAGGTTGCCTGCGCAAAGATACGAGCCATCGTAGGATCGGTTGAGCAGAAACTCTCGGACAGCTCTCCGCCCAGACTGTCTGCCTGCGGCGCTCCCGCCACAATGGGTGCGAGGTAGCTGGACCAGCCCATGAAGTTCTGGTCCATGAGGTCCAATAGGCCCTCCAAATCCTGGCGCTCGAACCCTCCAAGGTAGTCCGGAGCGTGATTGATGTAGCAAGGCGACGGGCCGACCAGAATCAGGCGATCAAAAAGCATAGGTCGCTCGATGGAGGCCAGCAGGCCGATGCTGGCGCTGACCGAATGTCCAACAAAATGCACTCCGCGCTCGATGCCCAATGCGTCGCATACATCCAGCAGATCTTGCACGTAGCCTTTCAGACTTGCGTACTTCACGGGGTCAAAGGCGGCCAAGTCTGATTGGCCGCAGCCGACGTAGTCGAACAAGACCTGGTGGCACTTACCTTCAAAGGCCGGAGTGATGTGTCGCCACATATGCTGGCTACACCCAAAGCCGTGCGCATAGACGAGCACGGGGACGTCCGGGCGAATTGCATCGATCACATGCACGTTGTTGCGCTTACGAATTTCCACTGTTGTTCTTTCCGGGCGGTCAGTCCGCAGATTTTGCACGCCTGACGCTTGCACCGTGCGCAAAATAGCATGCAAGCGTGCGCGATTGGGAGTGAGAAACAACTGGTTTATCGCTAGCACCAGCTTGCGCAACGCAGCGTTCAGCCTCCAGATGCCTCTGTTTTCACTCTCCTTGGCTTTCGCATCAGCACATAGGCTGCAGGAATCACGAACAAAGAAAGCAGCGGTGCGGTCACCATACCGCCCAGCATGGGAGCCGCGATGCGGCTCATGACCTCCGAGCCTGTCCCGCTGCTCCACACGATGGGCACCAGGCCCGCCAGAATGACTGCCACGGTCATGGCCTTGGGTCGCACGCGCAGCACGGCACCTTCCCGAATCGCGTCCAGCAGCTCTTCCAGTGTGGGCTGCCTGCCGTCTGGACATCTCTCTGCGAGTGCCTGCTTGAGGTAGATGAGCATGACCACCCCGAACTCTGCCGCGACCCCCGCCAGGGCGATGAAGCCCACACCGGTGGCGATGGACAGGTTGTAGTTCATCAGGTAGAGGAACCAGATGCCCCCGGTCAACGCGAATGGCAACGTCGCCATGATCAGTCCCGCCTCACCCATGCGCGAAAAGGTCAAGTACAACAGCACAAAAATGATCAGCAAGGTGGCTGGTACCACCACCTTGAGGCGAGCATTGGCCCGCTCCAGGTACTCGAACTGGCCAGAGTACGTGATGCTGACTCCTGGCTGCAGCTTGATCTGTCGGCTCACGGCGTCGCGCAGCTCATTGGCCACGGAAGCCAGATCGCGCCCCCGCACATCGACATACACCCAGCCCGATGGGCGGGCGTTCTCGCTCTTGAGCATGGGTGGCCCATCGGTGATGGCGATGTTGGCCACCGTACCCAGCGTGATCTGCTGCCCCATGGG encodes the following:
- a CDS encoding IS256 family transposase, producing the protein MPRKTKTTAVTDKAAQPQFSAELLEQLIPGPVTPAELEGIFQQFKKSVLERALGAEMSHHLGYAPGQAKPEGAAPNHRNGKSTKTVLTDVGALRIDVPRDREGSFEPQLIGKHERRFTGFDDKIIAMYARGMTVREIQGFLTEMYSVDVSPDLISSVTDAVMSEVTAWQTRPLDPMYPVVFFDALRVKIREDAVVRSKAVYLALGVLPDGSRDILGIWIENTEGAKFWMKVFNDLKTRGVHDILIAVTDGLKGMPEALQAVFPATTLQTCIVHLIRNSLDFASWKDRKALAAAIKPIYTAVSAEAAEAELTAFEAGPWGQKFPTVVGAWRRVWDKVIPFFAFPPEVRRVIYTTNAIESVNARLRKIIKTRGHFPSDDAATKLIWLALRNITEDWGRAANNWKSAMNQFAILYEDRFTKSST
- a CDS encoding DUF2788 domain-containing protein, which produces MIFGFTEAQISGFFLTYGVGAFIAYMLFIIGQLAWESKAGRFGTFVLFLGLGVGFLGFLAKVIIQWWLER
- a CDS encoding sensor domain-containing diguanylate cyclase; this encodes MLAVDDIPCAMMITDPVGHIVRMNREFLVLIGGTEAFWLGHSMDELLTPASRIFSQTHLFPTLHHAKSAREVFLHLRGVGGETVPVMVNAVSKRLETGDHIVWAFFVARERSRFEGELIKARAEAQGLAQRLAASNEQVELQNRQLSELSLSDPLTGLKNRRALELTVQEWQRTASRQSSVSLLMVDVDYFKRINDAHGHPEGDRVLVNFARQLQAGARGSDLVARYGGEEFVLWLPDADAEAAARIAERVHKCARRVRSLAGPVTVSVGLACAVHQTGADFLARLLKRSDEAVYRAKALGRNCTVVSDGPVRIFVCEAH
- a CDS encoding heavy-metal-associated domain-containing protein, producing the protein MVHFNVPDMTCGGCAKRIRRAIAQAQMPAGVEVEIDVAARQVRVPGQAEDDTVELVRSAIERAGYKADAAVSPASRRTTGGCCCASRPVTPVDVDQDGARQTSSCCS
- a CDS encoding DUF2189 domain-containing protein; the encoded protein is MPRNTIHLPTVRSIGLMQPLTWLVLAWRDMARAGWISFAHGFALALFGAVILAVGYHRFWFLAGALSGFLVIAPVLATSLYALSRALERREPANLGVVLKTWANWQNSHVNKWGNDYWCMVQFGALLALAATGWVVTSAALITLLAPVPIETPVDFMRHVVMAREGWLFELWLALGSLMAAPIFASSVVAMPLLLDRRATLLQAVLTSWQAVVVNPLPMAFWAALILGFTLLGLGSLLLALILIMPMLGHASWHAYRDLVDPSSLPEREAASPPVPGPGAAP
- a CDS encoding alpha/beta fold hydrolase, whose protein sequence is MRKLVLAINQLFLTPNRARLHAILRTVQASGVQNLRTDRPERTTVEIRKRNNVHVIDAIRPDVPVLVYAHGFGCSQHMWRHITPAFEGKCHQVLFDYVGCGQSDLAAFDPVKYASLKGYVQDLLDVCDALGIERGVHFVGHSVSASIGLLASIERPMLFDRLILVGPSPCYINHAPDYLGGFERQDLEGLLDLMDQNFMGWSSYLAPIVAGAPQADSLGGELSESFCSTDPTMARIFAQATFFADTREELSRVTRPSLILQHGNDALAPHSVGEYMHKKLRDSTLEVLDVTGHCAHMSHPHLVTAAMQRYLSLA
- a CDS encoding Lon protease family protein → MPAIALAPHQLRLTIDPATLGFASTAELQGLPLPWIGQERAQAAAQFGLTMTQPDYHLFVLGEVGSGRASLMHQAMREVAATRPVPPDLCYLHNFDAPEHPRALRLPAGQGRVLRKAMAELARTLQTDIPRHLGSPDFRAQARTIEQAYEVQEAQAFSALEAFAREREFRLSRSDEDGGHMVFTITGPNGQPLTENEARALPPEQRARIDAAEQALRAEIVAFAQTLRPLERVRDDTLGDLRKRTVRPLVQQALQAVRSAVDSQPEPLQAWLLQVERELLQHLHWFELAEPPARDAAADAAMPADKGSGSHTDEDDDGDDAQDALDHLLHLCQIHLAVDHHGQHGAPVIVEDNPQHRTLFGSIETRHDGDTPQADYTGIRAGSLLRAHGGFLLLHLHDLTGEDGLWARLRRFLRASRLHIDESGSGGSGGAPVALQPEAVQVDVKIVLIGTVDEYYALQEADPDTARRFRAKVDFVERFAASADTRRASAIFVAHSCQRRGLPHFGAAAVALLLEQTHREADDQGRQSAQFGHIEALLMEAAALCQARGGTLVEAADVHAARHAHMLRHNYPEEQLHESIVEGERLITLTGSVAGQINALTQIDLGDYRFGFPVRITARTFAGQEGLLNIEREVDMSGPIHDKGVLILHSYLTALFSHVAPLALNASIVFEQEYSGVEGDSASCAELYALLSSLSGLPLRQGIAITGALNQHGEVLPVGGINEKIEGWFRTCATAGLDGTQGVLIPARNQRHLMLDRSVLDAVERGLFHVYTMGHVSEGIALLTGEASGMSPADLLQAQADALAGGAATVEDTVMQRAEVTLRAYRKACQVAGGCGGDAGRGGGE
- the hemH gene encoding ferrochelatase, whose protein sequence is MLSSPFASEPPYTHGQAERTAVLLCNLGTPDAATAPAVRRYLAQFLGDHRVVEIPRLLWMVILHGIILRVRPAKSAAKYASVWTPEGSPLAVWTARQATLLRGWLGEAGHAVLVRHAMRYGNPSIESQLDALKAEGATRILILPLYPQYSATTTASVFDAVYTWAAKTRNVPELRFVNRYHDHPGYIDALARTIESHWKTNGQPDQLVMSFHGVPERTLHLGDPYHCEARKTGRLLAERLGLREDRYRVTFQSRFGKAKWLEPYTQPTIEALGAAGTRRVDVVCPGFTSDCLETLEEINMEVREAFLHNGGQEFHYIPCLNDNHHWITALSRVAQQHLAGWPTEAPSAATLADARQHALAGGAPQGVCPVKH
- a CDS encoding HAD-IA family hydrolase gives rise to the protein MPHPQNLDLSRIRAVTLDLDDTLWPIWPTIERAEAVLLAWMTEHAPATAALFKDTAALRAIRNQMVTLRPDLQHDLSALRRESIRMALTQAGDAPSLAEPAFDLFFAERQRVDLFADAHDALAFLSARYPVAAVSNGNADVHRVGIGQYFRHSLSAQAFGIAKPDARIFHAAAAALQVQPHEVLHVGDDATLDARGAMDAGMQAVWFNPAEHAWPYDTPPHATVSSLSELCRLLQA